The Clostridium beijerinckii genomic sequence GTTACTACAACCGCATCCAATATCTAAAATTGTTTTATTTTTTTCATCTTCCATTCCAAGTTTAGTTATTATGTCATCAAATATAATTTTTTCCTTATTCTGTCTATATTCAATTGGAAAACCAACTTTTTCAATATCATTTAATTTATCATTTTGGGCTAATTCCTTAAATTTTTCATAACTCAAATCCTCAAATATATCTGATTTTAAGTCCACATTATACCTCTCCTTAAATATTTATCATATATTGCAAAAATGATTCTTCATCATAATATTAAATGTATTTCAAGAATTTTAGTCGTGATTGTGAATTGCAACATATATATCATACTTTCTAATTTATGTTTTTTATCACAATTATAGACCATCCAATAATTTTTTATTAAAAATGCTATTAATATAAAATCAAATAAAAAACAAGTTTATATTCTAAAATTTGCTTTTAAATTTATTCTATGTAAGCTTTAAGTACACTTTCTTACTATCAGCATAGAATATATAGATGAGCTAATTTTTTTATGATATGGAGATGAATAAATGTATAATTGTTCCATGTTTAAATTTTTAAGTATAAATAGCAACTATGGAAATCTAACGCCTATTGAGGAGGTATTTGATGTTCCTTTTGACATAAAACGAATTTATTATATTACTAATGTCCCACATGGTGTATCAAGAGGTTTTCATGCTCATAGAAGACTTCATCAGGTGCTCATATGTATAAACGGCTCTGTAAAAATAAAATTAAAAAATCCTAAGGAAGAATCAGAAGTTATATTAAACGACTCATCTGATGGATTATATATTGGTCCTTACGTTTGGAGAGAAATGTATGATTTTAGTGAGGGTGCGATTCTCTTAGTACTTGCATCTGATTATTATAATGAAAATGATTATATACGAAATATTGATTTTTATATGAATGAAGCTGCAACTAGATATTAGGAAGTGATTTTATGAAAATACCTTTTTTAAAACTTGAACAAATGCATGCTGAAATAAGAAATGAAATTTTATCTGCTTTCGAAAAAATATATGATAAAAATATCTTTATTTTAGGAGATAGTGTAACTGCTTTTGAAAGAGAATTTGCTAAATACTGCAATGTCGCCCATTGTATAAGTTGTGGAAATGGATTAGATGCACTTTCAATAATTTTACAAGGATATGATATTGGAGAAGGTGATGAAATTATTGTACCTTCTAACACTTACATTGCAACTTCACTTGCTGTTTCTTATGTTGGTGCTAAAGTTGTTCTGGTAGAACCTGATATTAAAACCTTTAATATCGATGTAAATAAAATTGAAGCTGCTATTACTTCAAGAACGAAAGCAGTTATTGCAGTTCACTTATATGGTAGACCTGCAGAAACAGATAAAATAAAATTATTATGCGAGAAATACAACTTAAAGCTAATTGAAGATGCTGCTCAGGCTCATGGTGCTATATATGGTGGAAAGAAGGCAGGCAATCTTGGTGATGCAGCTGGTTTTAGTTTCTATCCCGGAAAAAATTTAGGTGCATTAGGTGATGGTGGAGCTATCTTAACAAATGATGATATTTTGGCTAAGAAGGTCCAAGCTATAAGAAATTATGGATCAACAATTAAATATTATAACGAATATAAAGGAGTTAATTCCAGGCTAGATGAAATACAAGCTG encodes the following:
- a CDS encoding DegT/DnrJ/EryC1/StrS family aminotransferase — encoded protein: MKIPFLKLEQMHAEIRNEILSAFEKIYDKNIFILGDSVTAFEREFAKYCNVAHCISCGNGLDALSIILQGYDIGEGDEIIVPSNTYIATSLAVSYVGAKVVLVEPDIKTFNIDVNKIEAAITSRTKAVIAVHLYGRPAETDKIKLLCEKYNLKLIEDAAQAHGAIYGGKKAGNLGDAAGFSFYPGKNLGALGDGGAILTNDDILAKKVQAIRNYGSTIKYYNEYKGVNSRLDEIQAGFLSIKLKYLDKWNFDRQKTAKLYLEGINNNKIILPYVDSVQESIWHVFPIRTEFRDDLQSYLKTNGIGTLIHYPVPIHLQKAYKDLGYKPGDFKVAEDISNTELSLPLWYGMNKNEINYIIDTLNKW
- a CDS encoding sugar 3,4-ketoisomerase, whose amino-acid sequence is MYNCSMFKFLSINSNYGNLTPIEEVFDVPFDIKRIYYITNVPHGVSRGFHAHRRLHQVLICINGSVKIKLKNPKEESEVILNDSSDGLYIGPYVWREMYDFSEGAILLVLASDYYNENDYIRNIDFYMNEAATRY